One window of Nitrospira sp. genomic DNA carries:
- the gyrB gene encoding DNA topoisomerase (ATP-hydrolyzing) subunit B, with protein sequence MTTEDSLQPKSDSYSADQIKVLEGLDAVRKRPAMYIGSTSVDGLHHLVYEVVDNSVDEHMAGFGEAIEVTIHIDGSLTVIDNGRGIPTGMHPTQKKSAAEVALTVLHAGGKFEQGAYTVSGGLHGVGISVVNALSEWLELEIWQDGQVFEQRYERGKPNAPLNATGKTKRRGTKVRFRPDGQIFETLEFSFDVLAQRLRELAFLNKGLAITLRDERKEPAKEQVFVYKGGIVSFVEHLNEAKTPLHKPIYVKVEKLEMILEVALQYNDSYAENLFSFANNINTKEGGTHLVGFKAALTRTINNYANANDLLKKETESLTGDDVREGLTAVVSVKVRNPQFEGQTKAKLGNSEVKGVVEAAVNEALGNYFEENPPVARKIIGKAVDAARAREAARKAKDLIRRKSALDGGSLPGKLADCSEKDPALSELYIVEGDSAGGSAKQGRDRKFQAILPLKGKILNVEKARFDKMLSSDEIRTLIMALGTGIGRKREESDKSEKDTFDIAKARYHKIILMTDADVDGSHIRTLLLTFFFRQMPELIERGYIYIAQPPLFKVKKGKIERYLKDEGALNEYLADLAVEDVELYTEGAQGYVTGRRLLPILKKLIAFETLLGRLNKKPYEAAMLRAFVDEPGLDRELLKDREALNRVVVDVKKALLLAFPKLEPTFEIFADEEHQSNKATCRLLVNGMTHSIEVNHDLVGSADFRELQKLAPSVVGLGRPPYRLKTKGQERQLVSTAETVRTILELGKQGLGLQRYKGLGEMNPGQLWETTMDPEKRTLLKVQLEDVTGVDEIFTILMGDEVEPRRNFIQEHALEVRNLDV encoded by the coding sequence ATGACCACAGAAGACTCGCTTCAACCGAAATCGGACAGCTACAGCGCGGATCAGATCAAGGTCCTTGAGGGGCTCGATGCGGTGCGCAAGCGGCCTGCGATGTATATCGGGAGCACCAGCGTCGACGGACTTCACCACCTCGTGTATGAGGTCGTCGACAACAGTGTCGACGAACATATGGCGGGCTTCGGCGAAGCGATCGAGGTCACGATCCACATCGACGGCAGTCTGACGGTCATCGACAACGGGAGAGGCATTCCCACCGGCATGCACCCCACGCAAAAGAAATCCGCCGCCGAGGTGGCGCTGACGGTGCTTCATGCGGGAGGCAAGTTCGAGCAGGGCGCCTACACGGTTTCCGGTGGCTTACACGGGGTCGGGATCTCCGTTGTGAATGCCTTATCAGAGTGGCTTGAGCTCGAGATCTGGCAGGACGGTCAGGTATTCGAACAACGGTATGAACGCGGCAAGCCAAACGCGCCGCTCAATGCCACGGGCAAGACCAAACGACGCGGCACCAAGGTTCGCTTCAGGCCGGACGGCCAAATCTTTGAGACGCTGGAGTTCAGCTTTGACGTATTGGCTCAGCGCCTACGCGAGCTCGCTTTTTTGAACAAGGGTCTGGCCATCACGCTCAGGGACGAGCGGAAAGAGCCGGCGAAAGAGCAAGTCTTTGTGTACAAGGGCGGCATCGTATCCTTCGTCGAGCATCTCAACGAAGCCAAAACGCCGCTGCACAAGCCGATCTACGTCAAGGTCGAGAAGCTGGAAATGATTCTGGAGGTGGCCCTCCAGTACAACGACAGCTACGCCGAGAACCTGTTTTCGTTCGCGAACAACATCAACACCAAGGAAGGTGGGACACACTTGGTAGGGTTCAAGGCCGCCCTCACCAGGACGATCAACAATTACGCGAACGCGAACGATTTGCTTAAGAAAGAAACCGAATCGCTGACCGGAGATGATGTGCGGGAAGGTCTCACGGCGGTGGTCAGCGTCAAGGTCCGCAATCCGCAGTTTGAGGGTCAGACAAAAGCCAAGCTCGGGAACAGCGAAGTGAAAGGCGTTGTCGAGGCTGCGGTCAACGAGGCCTTGGGCAATTATTTCGAGGAAAATCCTCCGGTCGCGCGAAAGATCATCGGCAAGGCCGTCGACGCGGCGCGTGCGCGCGAGGCGGCCCGAAAGGCCAAGGATCTGATCCGGCGCAAGAGCGCCCTCGACGGCGGCTCGCTTCCCGGGAAATTGGCGGATTGTTCCGAGAAGGATCCGGCCTTGAGCGAACTCTACATCGTCGAGGGTGACTCGGCGGGCGGGTCTGCGAAGCAAGGACGCGACCGCAAGTTCCAAGCGATCCTGCCCCTAAAAGGAAAGATCTTGAACGTCGAGAAGGCACGGTTCGACAAGATGCTCTCGAGCGACGAGATTAGAACGCTCATCATGGCGCTGGGGACCGGTATCGGTCGCAAGCGGGAAGAGAGCGACAAGTCGGAGAAAGATACCTTCGACATTGCGAAGGCGCGCTATCACAAGATCATCCTCATGACCGATGCCGACGTCGACGGGAGCCACATCCGGACCTTGCTCTTGACGTTCTTCTTCCGGCAAATGCCTGAGTTGATTGAGCGAGGCTATATCTACATCGCTCAGCCTCCGCTGTTCAAAGTCAAAAAGGGCAAGATCGAACGGTACCTCAAGGATGAGGGGGCGCTGAACGAGTACTTGGCCGATTTGGCGGTCGAAGACGTCGAACTGTACACGGAAGGGGCCCAAGGGTATGTGACCGGGCGCCGGCTGTTGCCGATCTTGAAGAAACTGATCGCGTTCGAAACATTGCTCGGACGGTTGAATAAGAAGCCGTATGAAGCCGCGATGCTGAGGGCTTTTGTGGATGAACCAGGGCTCGATCGCGAGCTCCTCAAGGATCGAGAGGCCCTCAATCGCGTAGTGGTCGATGTAAAGAAGGCGCTCCTCCTGGCGTTCCCGAAGTTGGAACCGACGTTCGAGATCTTTGCGGATGAAGAACATCAGTCCAACAAAGCCACGTGCCGGCTTCTTGTCAACGGCATGACGCACAGCATCGAAGTCAACCACGACTTGGTGGGATCGGCCGACTTCCGAGAGCTTCAAAAGCTTGCGCCGTCCGTCGTCGGTCTCGGACGGCCTCCCTATAGGCTGAAAACAAAGGGCCAGGAACGGCAGCTGGTTTCTACCGCTGAGACGGTGAGGACCATTCTTGAACTCGGGAAGCAAGGCCTCGGTCTTCAACGGTACAAAGGACTGGGCGAGATGAATCCGGGGCAATTGTGGGAAACGACGATGGACCCGGAGAAACGCACGCTCTTGAAGGTCCAGCTGGAGGACGTGACCGGCGTCGATGAAATCTTCACCATTTTGATGGGGGACGAAGTCGAGCCGCGGAGAAATTTCATCCAGGAACATGCGCTCGAAGTACGGAATTTAGACGTGTAG
- a CDS encoding ATP-binding protein, with product MKSLRSLISWSAFVLLAGLLVFSALVYAVSEVLLHRFVDGRLFALAETLADIVKRHPDLIDQGSQDGLRADVRRSYELPEVPHSLRVFSIDGRLLWKSSHAETQSSISADVLQRLQRDHAVFETVDSTSVPARQLFLSVAQGGQRRYVLQAEASLLHYRETLNGLVFLLALGSGATLFVAWVGSLWLSKKVLAPIEALCAGAETMSEADLGKRLAVDSPHREFRRLTQAVNSVLDRFQRGSEVQRNFCEIAAHEMKTPLTILRGNLEVALMKARTVEEYHEVLLNNLQQVDRLIALTRPLLTLAKFTSSKPPVNLVPLALEPLIQEIVDELMLLADDHRIALTFESQPVPSVLGDVQWLKQALINLLDNALRYTPSGGSVTVRLQTISSKVTVAVEDTGHGIEPEHIPHLFERFYRTDWARAKDSAGTGLGLPIVKEIMDAHGGSISVTSEVNKGSVFTLRLPALAQQTVPA from the coding sequence GTGAAATCGCTCCGCAGCTTGATCAGCTGGTCCGCCTTCGTCTTGCTGGCGGGGCTCCTCGTGTTTTCGGCGCTGGTGTACGCCGTCAGCGAGGTATTGTTGCATCGTTTTGTGGACGGACGGCTCTTCGCGTTGGCAGAGACGCTTGCCGATATTGTGAAGCGGCATCCTGATCTTATCGATCAGGGCAGCCAGGATGGCCTGCGGGCAGACGTGCGGCGGTCATATGAGCTGCCTGAAGTTCCTCATTCGCTTCGCGTCTTCTCCATAGATGGTCGGCTCCTCTGGAAAAGTTCCCATGCCGAGACGCAGTCGTCGATTTCTGCCGACGTCCTGCAGCGACTCCAGCGTGACCACGCAGTGTTCGAAACTGTCGACTCGACCAGCGTCCCCGCTCGACAACTGTTTCTGTCCGTCGCACAAGGCGGTCAACGGCGGTACGTATTGCAAGCCGAAGCCTCATTGCTCCACTATCGTGAAACTCTGAACGGTCTGGTGTTTCTGCTGGCTCTGGGATCCGGGGCCACTCTTTTTGTCGCCTGGGTCGGAAGCCTCTGGCTGTCAAAGAAGGTGCTGGCCCCGATCGAGGCCTTATGCGCGGGCGCCGAAACGATGTCGGAAGCCGATCTCGGAAAACGGCTGGCGGTGGATTCACCTCACCGCGAATTTCGTCGACTGACCCAGGCGGTCAACTCCGTCTTGGATCGGTTCCAGCGAGGCAGCGAAGTTCAACGGAACTTCTGCGAAATCGCCGCACACGAGATGAAAACCCCCTTGACCATCTTGCGGGGCAACCTGGAGGTCGCGCTCATGAAAGCGAGGACCGTCGAAGAATATCACGAGGTGCTGCTCAACAACCTCCAGCAAGTGGATCGGCTCATCGCCTTGACTCGCCCATTGTTGACTTTGGCGAAATTTACCAGTAGCAAACCGCCGGTCAATCTTGTCCCGCTAGCCTTGGAGCCGCTGATTCAAGAGATCGTGGATGAACTGATGCTCTTGGCGGATGACCACCGGATTGCCCTGACATTCGAGTCCCAACCGGTCCCGTCCGTCCTCGGCGATGTACAGTGGCTCAAACAGGCGCTGATCAATCTGCTCGACAATGCGCTGCGGTACACCCCATCCGGCGGTTCCGTCACGGTTCGCCTACAAACAATCAGTTCCAAGGTCACCGTGGCCGTCGAGGACACGGGGCATGGCATCGAACCGGAGCATATTCCCCATCTGTTCGAGCGATTCTACCGCACTGATTGGGCCCGAGCGAAAGATTCCGCCGGTACCGGCCTTGGATTGCCCATCGTGAAAGAAATCATGGATGCTCATGGAGGTAGTATTTCCGTCACCAGCGAAGTCAACAAAGGCTCTGTCTTCACCCTGCGTTTACCAGCCCTCGCCCAGCAGACGGTTCCTGCTTAG
- the dnaN gene encoding DNA polymerase III subunit beta — MKVRMGRDELLTGLQRVQGVVEKRNTMPILSNILFEAKQDGVEIVATDLEIGVRGLYKATVVETGGVTISARKLFEIIKEVPPGEVELTSADNNWTTIQAGKSQFKVVGLPNTEYPALPTIEREGLTPLSGEGLLELIRKTLFAAGDNDARYILNGLLVTLLATDRKTSLRLVGTDGHRLAVSEQEIGKAGTKGVPQEIKAIIPKKAAHEIRHLLEEGGDSEPLIGFTKNLMIFRKSGLLLTSRLMEGNYPNYQQVIPKENGKKISVNRAELESALRRVSVLSKDKASAVKVSFASGTMTLFTSSPDYGEASEDVPVRYEGDSLSTGFNARYLLDVFSVMDGESISMQMETPLSPCLIQEPENPGFKCVVMPIKI; from the coding sequence ATGAAGGTACGGATGGGGAGAGATGAATTGCTGACCGGGCTTCAACGGGTTCAAGGCGTCGTTGAGAAACGGAACACGATGCCGATTCTATCGAACATCCTCTTTGAGGCAAAACAGGATGGGGTAGAAATCGTCGCGACCGACCTCGAGATCGGGGTGCGAGGCCTCTATAAGGCGACCGTCGTCGAGACGGGAGGGGTCACCATTTCGGCCAGAAAGCTGTTCGAAATCATCAAGGAAGTGCCACCCGGTGAAGTTGAGCTCACGTCTGCCGACAACAACTGGACCACCATTCAGGCCGGGAAGAGCCAATTCAAAGTCGTGGGGTTGCCCAATACGGAGTACCCGGCGTTGCCGACGATCGAGCGCGAGGGATTGACGCCGCTTTCTGGAGAAGGCCTGCTTGAATTGATCCGAAAGACTCTCTTCGCCGCAGGAGATAATGATGCTCGGTATATCTTGAATGGGCTCCTCGTCACCCTTCTCGCCACCGATAGAAAAACGTCGCTTCGCTTAGTGGGCACGGACGGCCACCGTCTCGCCGTGTCGGAACAGGAAATCGGAAAGGCCGGCACGAAAGGCGTCCCGCAGGAAATCAAGGCGATTATTCCGAAGAAGGCCGCACACGAAATCCGGCATCTCTTGGAAGAGGGAGGAGACAGCGAACCACTGATCGGTTTTACGAAGAACCTCATGATTTTTCGAAAAAGCGGCCTCCTACTCACATCGCGATTGATGGAAGGCAACTATCCCAACTACCAACAGGTCATCCCTAAAGAGAACGGCAAGAAGATCAGCGTGAACCGGGCTGAACTGGAAAGCGCGCTACGGCGAGTCTCGGTCTTATCGAAGGATAAAGCCAGCGCGGTGAAAGTTTCGTTCGCGTCCGGCACGATGACTCTGTTTACCAGCAGTCCGGACTACGGGGAAGCCTCGGAAGATGTGCCTGTTCGATACGAGGGGGATTCACTCAGCACCGGCTTTAATGCCCGCTATCTTTTGGATGTCTTCAGTGTGATGGACGGAGAAAGCATCTCTATGCAGATGGAAACCCCTTTGAGTCCCTGTCTGATCCAGGAACCGGAGAACCCGGGGTTCAAGTGTGTGGTGATGCCGATCAAGATCTGA
- the smpB gene encoding SsrA-binding protein SmpB — MAKETEDHRKVVATNRKAYHDYFIEEKFEAGIVLKGTEVKSLRDRRVNLQDSYADVKDGEVFLHHCHISPYSHGNIMNHDPIRTRKLLLHRKEINKLLGKTQQKGLTLIPLRIYFSDRGQAKVELGLAKGKKQHDRRESIKTREASREVERAIKERK, encoded by the coding sequence ATGGCTAAAGAGACGGAAGATCATCGGAAAGTCGTGGCCACCAATCGGAAAGCCTACCACGATTATTTTATCGAAGAAAAGTTCGAGGCCGGGATTGTCCTCAAGGGCACCGAGGTGAAATCCCTTCGGGACAGACGAGTAAACTTACAAGACAGTTATGCGGACGTCAAAGATGGGGAGGTCTTTCTCCATCACTGCCACATCAGTCCCTATAGTCACGGCAACATTATGAACCATGATCCGATCAGGACCCGCAAATTGCTCCTTCATCGAAAGGAGATCAACAAGCTCCTCGGTAAAACCCAGCAGAAGGGGCTCACCCTGATCCCGCTCCGAATCTATTTTTCTGACCGAGGTCAGGCTAAGGTGGAGCTTGGATTAGCCAAAGGGAAGAAACAGCATGATCGCCGAGAATCGATCAAAACTCGGGAAGCCAGCAGAGAAGTGGAACGGGCGATCAAAGAACGGAAGTAG
- the gyrA gene encoding DNA gyrase subunit A: MPPDERLEHIDIEDEMRSSYLSYAMSVIVGRALPDVRDGLKPVHRRILFGMNEMGLASNRAYRKSAKIVGEVMGNYHPHGNMPIYDALVRMAQDFNMRYPLIDGQGNYGSMDGDPPAAERYTEARMTKLAEEMLADIDRETVDFGPNYDESRQEPLVLPTKVPNLLINGAGGIAVGYATNIPTHNIAEIIDGLLLLLESPEVTIAQLMKKIPGPDFPTAGFIYGMSGIKEAYETGRGLLTLRAKVVVETDQRTERERLIVTEVPYQVNKAKLIEKIAELVQEDRIKGISDLRDESSDREGVRVVIELKRGEIPLVVLNNLYKHTQLEATFGVIMLALVNNRPEILNLKQILGHFLEHRREVVVRRTAFELRKAEERAHILEGLKIALDHLDAVIGLIRRSQSPDEARAGLIRQFDLTEIQATAILDMRLQRLTQLERTKLVDEYQEVLKQIEYLKSVLASEALVRTIIKDELAEIREAYQDERRTQIVKEEAEISLEDLIAEEEVVVTISHAGYIKRNAVSLYRAQRRGGKGKIGMGIKEEDFVEHLFTASTHDSLLFFTDAGKVYWLKVHEIPEASRAAKGKALVNLLALSGSEKVTAILPVKEFRADRYVMMATKNGIIKKTELSAFGNPRQGGIIALGLEPGDRLIEVQLTDGQREILLGTKQGITIRFKEDDVRPVGRAAYGVKGITLEEGNEVIGMETITPDSTTSILTVTEGGYGKRTPVGEYRVQGRGGKGIISVKTTERNGPAVGFLQVRDGDEIMLIAAQGKVLRCKVDDIREIGRNTQGVRILDLDGEGDRVVGVARLAEAVEREDAGPGEIPEA, from the coding sequence ATGCCTCCCGATGAACGACTAGAACATATCGATATCGAAGACGAAATGCGCTCGTCGTACTTGAGCTACGCGATGAGCGTGATCGTGGGACGCGCACTGCCCGACGTCCGCGACGGGCTCAAACCGGTTCATCGCCGCATCTTGTTCGGTATGAATGAAATGGGCCTCGCCTCCAACCGGGCCTACCGCAAATCGGCCAAGATCGTCGGCGAAGTCATGGGGAACTATCATCCACACGGGAACATGCCCATCTACGACGCGCTCGTCCGGATGGCGCAAGACTTCAACATGCGCTACCCGCTCATCGACGGTCAGGGGAATTATGGTTCGATGGATGGCGATCCTCCGGCCGCAGAACGGTATACCGAAGCTCGCATGACGAAGCTGGCTGAAGAGATGTTGGCCGACATCGACAGGGAAACCGTGGATTTCGGGCCGAATTACGACGAATCGAGGCAAGAACCTCTGGTTCTACCGACCAAGGTGCCGAATCTCCTGATCAATGGAGCGGGCGGCATCGCGGTGGGCTATGCCACGAACATCCCGACGCACAACATCGCTGAGATCATCGATGGCTTGCTTCTGTTGTTGGAGAGCCCAGAAGTCACGATCGCCCAACTGATGAAGAAGATCCCCGGCCCTGATTTCCCCACGGCCGGGTTCATCTACGGCATGAGCGGCATTAAGGAGGCTTACGAGACTGGCCGGGGTCTCCTGACGCTGCGGGCGAAAGTGGTCGTGGAAACCGACCAGCGTACCGAGCGCGAGCGCCTGATCGTCACGGAGGTTCCGTATCAAGTTAACAAGGCGAAGTTGATCGAGAAGATAGCCGAATTGGTTCAAGAGGATCGAATCAAGGGTATCTCCGATCTGCGGGATGAGTCATCAGACCGCGAAGGGGTGCGGGTGGTGATCGAGCTGAAGCGGGGTGAAATCCCCTTGGTGGTGTTGAACAACCTGTATAAGCACACCCAGCTTGAAGCCACGTTCGGCGTCATCATGCTCGCGTTGGTCAACAATCGCCCGGAAATCCTGAACTTGAAGCAGATCTTGGGTCACTTCCTCGAGCATCGTCGCGAAGTCGTGGTGAGGCGGACGGCTTTCGAGCTACGAAAAGCCGAAGAGCGGGCCCATATTCTGGAAGGGCTTAAGATCGCACTCGACCATCTCGATGCCGTCATCGGGCTCATCAGACGGTCCCAATCGCCCGACGAAGCGCGGGCTGGGCTGATACGGCAGTTCGACCTCACCGAAATCCAAGCCACCGCGATCCTCGATATGCGGCTCCAGCGTCTGACACAGCTCGAGCGAACCAAACTCGTCGACGAATACCAGGAGGTGCTGAAGCAGATCGAATATCTCAAGTCGGTGCTCGCGAGCGAGGCGCTGGTCCGGACCATCATCAAAGACGAGCTGGCCGAAATTCGTGAGGCCTATCAGGACGAGCGGCGCACCCAGATCGTCAAGGAAGAGGCGGAGATCAGCCTCGAAGATCTTATCGCAGAAGAAGAGGTGGTCGTCACGATATCTCATGCCGGATATATCAAGCGAAATGCCGTATCGCTGTATCGCGCGCAGCGACGAGGCGGTAAGGGTAAGATCGGGATGGGTATCAAAGAGGAAGATTTCGTCGAACATCTCTTTACCGCCTCGACCCATGATTCACTCCTCTTTTTCACGGACGCCGGAAAGGTGTATTGGCTGAAGGTGCATGAAATTCCGGAAGCCAGCCGCGCCGCGAAAGGCAAAGCTCTTGTCAATCTGCTCGCTCTGTCCGGCAGTGAAAAGGTTACGGCCATCTTGCCGGTCAAAGAGTTCCGGGCTGACCGGTATGTCATGATGGCCACGAAGAACGGCATCATCAAGAAGACGGAACTGTCTGCCTTCGGCAACCCGAGGCAAGGGGGGATCATTGCGCTCGGATTGGAACCGGGCGATAGGCTCATCGAAGTCCAACTGACCGACGGACAGCGGGAGATTCTTCTTGGAACCAAACAGGGCATTACCATTCGATTCAAAGAGGATGACGTGCGACCGGTAGGTCGGGCGGCTTATGGCGTGAAAGGGATCACGCTTGAAGAGGGAAATGAGGTGATTGGGATGGAAACCATCACCCCCGATTCCACCACATCGATTCTGACCGTCACGGAAGGTGGCTACGGCAAGCGAACGCCGGTGGGCGAATATCGGGTACAGGGTCGTGGAGGCAAAGGCATCATCAGTGTCAAGACGACCGAGCGAAACGGACCGGCCGTCGGATTCCTGCAAGTACGAGATGGCGACGAAATCATGTTGATCGCCGCGCAGGGCAAAGTGCTTCGTTGCAAGGTGGACGACATTCGCGAAATCGGTCGGAATACCCAAGGGGTTCGCATTCTCGACCTCGATGGCGAGGGGGATCGAGTCGTAGGTGTCGCGAGACTGGCGGAAGCGGTCGAACGAGAGGACGCTGGTCCGGGAGAGATCCCCGAAGCCTAA